The Salvelinus alpinus chromosome 10, SLU_Salpinus.1, whole genome shotgun sequence genome includes the window GCGCCAGGACCTGCTCTTCCAGATCTGCTATGCCATGTACGGATTCATGGACCTCGTCTGCATCGGTGAGGCCGGCACACAGAGgaactcctcctcctcttcttcttccttgaTTGATTTATTGGGGGGAAAAGATACACAACCCAGGGGATAACACGATAAATCTATTCTACTTGTTTGCAACGTAGTCCCCTATGGAatacacctccctcctcctctcctctcttccatcccCTCTTCTCCAATCAGGACACTTTGGGGAGTCATATATGTCCCACCTCGACAGAGCTCTGGAGGACTGTGTGATTTATGAACGCTACCAAGGCATGTTGGATTCAGGATGTATTCATGTGTAACTGAcaacctccccctcttcttctctctcgttcAAGCGCTGATCGTCCATGAAGGCCCCTCAGTGTTCAGGATCTTTAACCGCTGGCAGGCAGTGAACCAGCAGTGGAAGGTGCTCAACTACGACAAGATCAAAGACACTGAGGACCACCAGAAATCCAGGCTCACGCCCAGGCACCTGGCCCTGCCCAACCCCAGGACGCGTGCTCCTCCCGGGGCAGAGCCGGGGGATGACATggtctccccctccacctcctccctcatgGCCGCGGTGGCCGCCTCCGCGCCTGGCTACACCGTGGCAACGGCCGCCACCGCCAGCCTGACGACGGTGACGACGCAGGACTCAATGTCGGAGCAGAGCAACGGGGGGCCACCATCCCTGCCGGACCACCACTGTGCGTACAACATCCTCCACCTGCTCACCCAGCACCTCTGGACAACGCAGCAACAGCCCCGCCCCACTCAAGTCCAACCCCAGCCTCCGCAGCCCAGCAACAGCAGCCGGGAGCTGGTCATGAGAGTCACTACGGTCTGAGGCTTCAACTGAGGCCTaactttgttacattacaacaacGAGAGACAGGCATAAGGGTGTGTGGCCTCGTTTTGGGAGCTTGAATGGAGGACTGGGAGACGTTGCTGCTGCTTCACAGAGATTTACATGAAGTTACTCAATGCTGCCTGGGACAGAAAGATgaaggagcgagagggagagtgtgGGTGAGGGGGAGAGTGTGGGTGAGGGGGAGAGTGTGGGTGAGGGGTAGAGTGTGGGTGAGGGGTAGAGTGTGGGTGAGGGGGAGAGTGTGGGTGAGGGGGAGAGTGTGGGTGAGAGTGTGGGTGAGGGGGAGAGTGTGGGTGAGGGGGAGAGTGTGGGTGAGGGGGAGAGTGTGGGTGAGGGGGAGAGTGTGGGTGAGGGGGAGACGATGGAGAGgcggagggcagagagagagagatttgccaGTTTCCTGTGTTTTGACAGCCTTGATGTAATAAAGCGGGATTTCCAGATCTATGTGTGGTGGTCTGATGTAGCAGGAAGGATGTGTGAGGCAGAGCCATTTCTCTCTATATAGGACTCTGCTTAGAGGGAGCTGTGATAGATGGCACTGATCTGATGTGATCTACTATGTAGCCTGGAGCAACACTCCTGTCAGGAAGCTGCAGTCCTCACAGATAAATAGACCTTTCTAATTACTATGATGACAGACAGgagcacagttcagtacagtgaCAGTCCATAACACTAATACCTTCTTACATTAGCTGTTCACAATGACAATtcagtctgcatcccaaatggcaccctattccctacatagtgcactacttttgaccagaacccgatgggacctggtcaaaactagtggacCGTACAGGGAACAggttgctatttgggatgcagactgaGATTAAGTTTCAATACAAAACACAAGCGGTCTCCTTATGAAGAGCTTGAATAGTACGCCACTGACCTGAGGTTAGTTTGGAGTAGCCTAAAGTATGTGGTAACGCATTAACAGTTGAATTATTCATATTGGAATATGATTCCTTCCTGTCAACGATGAGACATGGCAGAGACATCGCAGACAGCTTTCtgtcttcccagagtaatttatatccagctttacgtcttcccagagtaatttatatccagctttacgtcttcccagagtaatttatatccagctttacatcttcccagagtaatttatatccagctttacgtcttcccagagtaatttatatccagctttacgtattcccagagtaatttatatccagctttacgtcttcccagagtaatttatatccagctttacgtcttcccagagtaatttatatccagctttacgtcttcccagagtaatttatatccagctttacgtcttcccagagtaatttatatccagctttacgtcttcccagagtaatttatatccagctttacgtcttcccagagtaatttatatccagctttacgtcttcccagagtaatttatatccagctttacgtcttcccagagtaatttatatccagctttacgtcttcccagagtaatttatatccagctttacgtcttcccagagtaatttatatccagctttacgtcttcccagagtaatttatatccagctttacgtcttcccagagtaatttatatccagctttacgtcttcccagagtaatttatatccagctttacgtcttcccagagtaatttatatccagctttacgtcttcccagagtaatttatatccagctttacgtcttcccagagtaatttatatccagctttacatcttcccagagtaatttatatccagctttacgtcttcccagagtaatttatatccagctttacgtattcccagagtaatttatatccagctttacgtcttcccagagtaatttatatccagctttacgtcttcccagagtaatttatatccagctttacgtcttcccagagtaatttatatccagctttacgtcttcccagagtaatttatatccagctttacgtcttcccagagtaatttatatccagctttacgtcttcccagagtaatttatatccagctttacgtcttcccagagtaatttatatccagctttacgtcttcccagagtaatttatatccagctttacgtcttcccagagtaatttatatccagctttacgtcttcccagagtaatttatatccagctttacgtcttcccagagtaatttatatccagctttacgtcttcccagagtaatttatatccagctttacgtcttcccagagtaatttatatccagctttacgtcttcccagagtaatttatatccagctttacgtcttcccagagtaatttatatccagctttacgtcttcccagagtaatttatatccagctttacgtcttcccagagtaatttatatccagctttacgtcttcccagagtaatttatatacagctttacgtcttcccagagtaatttatatccagctttacgtcttcccagagtaatttatatccagctttacgtcttcccagagtaatttatatccagctttacgtcttcccagagtaatttatatacagctttacgtcttcccagagtaatttatatccagctttacgtcttcccagagtaatttatatccagctttacgtcttcccagagtaatttatatacaGCTTTacatcttcccagagtaatttatatacaGCTTTacatcttcccagagtaatttatatccagctttacatcttcccagagtaatttatatacagctttacgtcttcccagagtaatttatatccagctttacgtcttcccagagtaatttatatccagctttacgtcttcccagagtaatttatatccagctttacgtcttcccagagtaatttatatccagctttacatcttcccagagtaatttatatccagctttacgtcttcccagagtaatttatatacagctttacgtcttcccagagtaatttatatccagctttacgtcttcccagagtaatttatatacagctttacgtcttcccagagtaatttatatacagctttacgtcttcccagagtaatttatatccagctttacgtcttcccagagtaatttatatacaGCTTTActtcttcccagagtaatttatatccagctttacgtcttcccagagtaatttatatccagctttacgtcttcccagagtaatttatatccagctttacgtcttcccagagtaatttatatacaGCTTTActtcttcccagagtaatttatatccagctttacgtcttcccagagtaatttatatacagctttacgtcttcccagagtaatttatatccagctttacgtcttcccagagtaatttatatacagctttacgtcttcccagagtaatttatatacagctttacgtcttcccagagtaatttatatccagctttacgtcttcccagagtaatttatatccagctttacttcttcccagagtaatttatatacaGCTTTActtcttcccagagtaatttatatccagctttacgtcttcccagagtaatttatatccagctttacgtcttcccagagtaatttatatccagctttacatacgtcttcccagagtaatttatatccagctttacatacgtcttcccagagtaatttatatccagctttacatcttcccagagtaatttatatccagctttacatcttcccagagtaatttatatacagctttacgtcttcccagagtaatttatatccagctttacgtcttcccagagtaatttatatccagctttacgtcttcccagagtaatttatatccagctttacatacgtcttcccagagtaatttatatccagctttacatacgtcttcccagagtaatttatatccagctttacgtcttcccagagtaatttatatacagctttacgtcttcccagagtaatttatatacagctttacgtcttcccagagtaatttatatccagctttacatcttcccagagtaatttatatccagctttacgtcttcccagagtaatttatatccagctttacgtcttcccagagtaatttatatccagctttacatcttcccagagtaatttatatccagctttacgtcttcccagagtaatttatatccagctttacttcttcccagagtaatttatatacaGCTTTActtcttcccagagtaatttatatccagctttacgtcttcccagagtaatttatatccagctttacttcttcccagagtaatttatatacaGCTTTActtcttcccagagtaatttatatccagctttacgtcttcccagagtaatttatatccagctttacgtcttcccagagtaatttatatccagctttacatacgtcttcccagagtaatttatatccagctttacatacgtcttcccagagtaatttatatccagctttacgtcttcccagagtaatttatatccagctttacgtcttcccagagtaatttatatccagctttacgtcttcccagagtaatttatatccagctttacatacgtcttcccagagtaatttatatccagctttacgtcttcccagagtaatttatatccagctttacatacgtcttcccagagtaatttatatccagctttacgtcttcccagagtaatttatatccagctttacgtcttcccagagtaatttatatccagctttacatacgtcttcccagagtaatttatatccagctttacgtcttcccagagtaatttatatccagctttacgtcttcccagagtaatttatatccagctttacatacgtcttcccagagtaatttatatccagctttacatacgtcttcccagagtaatttatatccagctttacgtcttcccagagtaatttatatccagctttacgtcttcccagagtaatttatatccagctttacgtcttcccagagtaatttatatccagctttacatcttcccagagtaatttatatccagctttacatcttcccagagtaatttatatccagctttacgtcttcccagagtaatttatatccagctttacatacgtcttcccagagtaatttatatacagctttacgtcttcccagagtaatttatatccagctttacatcttcccagagtaatttatatccagctttacatcttcccagagtaatttatatccagctttacatcttcccagagtaatttatatacaGCTTTacatcttcccagagtaatttatatccagctttacgtcttcccagagtaatttatatacagctttacgtcttcccagagtaatttatatccagctttatATACATCTTCCCAGAttaatttatatccagctttacatcttcccagagtaatttatatccagctttacatcttcccagagtaatttatatccagctttacatcttcccagagtaatttatatccagctttacatcttcccagagtaatttatatacaGCTTTacatcttcccagagtaatttatatccagctttacgtcttcccagagtaatttatatacagctttacgtcttcccagagtaatttatatccagctttatatacatcttcccagagtaatttatatccagctttacatcttcccagagtaatttatatccagctttacgtcttcccagagtaatttatatacagctttacgtcttcccagagtaatttatatacaGCTTTacatcttcccagagtaatttatatccagctttacgtcttcccagagtaatttacatacagctttacgtcttcccagagtaatttatatccagctttatatacatcttcccagagtaatttatatccagctttacatcttcccagagtaatttatatccagctttacgtcttcccagagtaatttatatacagctttacgtcttcccagagtaatttatatacaGCTTTacatcttcccagagtaatttatatccagctttacgtcttcccagagtaatttatatacagctttacgtcttcccagagtaatttatatccagctttatatacatcttcccagagtaatttatatacagctttacgtcttcccagagtaatttatatccagctttatatacatcttcccagagtaatttatatccagctttacatcttcccagagtaatttatatccagctttacatcttcccagagtaatttatatccagctttacgtcttcccagagtaatttatatccagctttacttcttcccagagtaatttatatccagctttatatacatcttcccagagtaatttatatccagctttacatcttcccagagtaatttatatccagctttacgtcctcccagagtaatttatatccagctttacgtcttcccagagtaatttatatacaGCTTTacatcttcccagagtaatttatatccagctttacgtcttcccagagtaatttatatacagctttacgtcttcccagagtaatttatatccagctttatatacatcttcccagagtaatttatatacaGCTTTacatcttcccagagtaatttatatccagctttatatacatcttcccagagtaatttatatacagctttacgtcttcccagagtaatttatatccagctttatatacatcttcccagagtaatttatatacagctttacgtcttcccagagtaatttatatccagctttatatacatcttcccagagtaatttatatccagctttacatcttcccagagtaatttatatccagctttacgtcttcccagagtaatttatatccagctttatatacatcttcccagagtaatttatatccagctttacatcttcccagagtaatttatatccagctttacaTCTTCCCAGCATAAGAAACACAAAGGTTAAATCATGATGTGTCTCTAGTAGAACACAGTGAGCAGGTTGGAATGGATTTGACTCaaaacctgtctgttctgtcaggtCCATCCAACTTAGTACAGGTTGGCATCTCTATGAGAAGTGAATCCATATGATCTTTGATAACACCACCGATGGCAGTAAAAGGGTTTCATGTGTGACATGGACTGCAGCAAGTAGCCTGAGTGAAAACTGAAGAGCAGCAGAGGGTGTTGTCTGAGTGAAAACTGAAGAGCAGCAGAGGGTGTTATCTGAATGGAACATAACGATCTAAGAGGCTGCTTTTCAGATGCTTCCTGATGTTTTTAGTTTCTAGGGAAGTACCTCCAATCAAAACAGTGTGCATCTGGTAACCATGACGATGACCCCCAGCACCTACCTGACCCCCGAGTTAAGCCAATCACAGTGCTCTGTGAAAAGGACATCACATGCCTTCAGCCACTGAATACATTGTTCCGTGGGGAAATATTTTGTTCATGATTAGTAGAAATATGTTAAAGAAAActgttgatatataaaacaaggAATTCTATTCTGTGGTTCAGCTTTGGGTACATCTGAGTCAGACCGTGTAGTTCAACATCGTTCCAATCATCTCTCTTTTATTACAAAATGAGCTCCAAAAACCAGTACAAACATATCATGATTTAGAGGTGTAAGTCTACATTCCTTAAAGCCTGGCGTCTCATTCAGAGCTCTGCTGTACTGTGAGTCCTGATCTTTGAACTTTGACACCAAGCAGCCAatctattccttatatagtggcCTACTTTGGGCCAGGGCCGTCTCAAGCTCTTCTGCCTTCAACAGGAGGTCATCAGTAGActgagtcccagatct containing:
- the LOC139532989 gene encoding E3 ubiquitin-protein ligase MARCHF4-like, whose protein sequence is MMYSLSPQWQAISLTVIEKVQIAAAVLGSLFLMSSISWLVWSSLSPSAKWQRQDLLFQICYAMYGFMDLVCIALIVHEGPSVFRIFNRWQAVNQQWKVLNYDKIKDTEDHQKSRLTPRHLALPNPRTRAPPGAEPGDDMVSPSTSSLMAAVAASAPGYTVATAATASLTTVTTQDSMSEQSNGGPPSLPDHHCAYNILHLLTQHLWTTQQQPRPTQVQPQPPQPSNSSRELVMRVTTV